Proteins encoded within one genomic window of Eleutherodactylus coqui strain aEleCoq1 chromosome 1, aEleCoq1.hap1, whole genome shotgun sequence:
- the LOC136616340 gene encoding serine/threonine-protein kinase SBK1-like, whose protein sequence is MEGTAEFEIQKIGESDFQVLQHLGQGTYGQVLKAREMKTGNIVALKLIKKDRTKLEAFIDELRVSTYLSSYEGIIFTYPSFRDSMDHYILTQELAPGGSLHSLIQDGVGIPEVMVKRCALQLIGALEYMHSRGLVHRDVKPDNVLLMDNECHHIKLSDFGLTQVVGSLVPSMAPIIPYMAPELCEIKPGESIILDPTVDIWALGVLLYTVFTGYLPWERAMHSDELFQRFVHWQRDLDCVPPPSNWTEFNQNALHFFHILLSQDPRARTISTALLNHIDLPWGVEEIAEIVIQEEDVEMVHYVNEVIIIEEEEHYIVVENHGDIECIIVADTTDESLSSSSESTLLYWPNDTNLCLGSEVKII, encoded by the exons ATGGAAGGGACTGCAGAATTTGAGATTCAGAAGATTGGTGAAAGCGATTTCCAAGTCTTGCAACATCTTGGCCAGGGGACCTATGGTCAAGTTCTCAAGGCTCGTGAGATGAAAACAG GAAACATTGTTGCCCTGAAATTGATAAAGAAGGACCGAACAAAGTTGGAAGCTTTCATCGATGAATTACGCGTGTCCACCTATTTATCAAGTTATGAAGGCATCATATTCACTTACCCCTCCTTTAGGGATTCCATGGACCATTATATTCTGACCCAGGAATTGGCTCCCGGAGGATCCCTCCATTCTCTAATTCAGGATGGT GTCGGAATCCCAGAAGTGATGGTGAAGCGTTGTGCATTGCAGTTGATCGGAGCTCTGGAGTACATGCACAGTAGGGGTCTGGTGCATAGAGATGTGAAACCAGATAATGTCTTGCTAATGGACAATGAATGTCACCACATCAAACTGAGTGACTTTGGTCTGACTCAGGTCGTTGGCAGTCTGGTTCCATCCATGGCACCCATTATACCCTACATGGCTCCAGAGCTCTGTGAAATAAAACCCGGAGAAAGCATAATCTTGGATCCCACTGTTGACATATGGGCCCTTGGTGTGCTTCTATACACAGTTTTCACTGGGTATCTTCCATGGGAAAGAGCTATGCACAGCGATGAACTATTCCAGAGATTTGTCCACTGGCAAAGAGATCTAGACTGCGTTCCACCTCCAAGCAATTGGACCGAATTCAACCAGAATGCTCTACATTTTTTCCACATTCTGCTCTCCCAAGATCCCAGGGCCAGGACAATTTCAACTGCTCTCCTAAATCATATTGACCTTCCATGGGGAGTAGAGGAAATTGCAGAAATTGTTATTCAAGAGGAGGATGTTGAGATGGTTCATTATGTCAATGAAGTGATCATCATTGAAGAGGAGGAGCATTACATTGTGGTGGAAAACCACGGGGATATTGAATGCATCATTGTGGCAGATACCACCGATGAATCTCTATCCAGCTCCAGTGAGTCGACGTTGCTCTATTGGCCTAATGACACCAACCTTTGCTTGGGATCTGAGGTGAAAATAATTTAG